The DNA region attgtaaaatgtGTTCCTTTTCATTTGTGCTCAACTTTTTTTTGCTCTGTGATGAGTAGAGGATATGAAGGttcctttaatattttttggatgATTAACCAGCTGTTCATAGTTGCAAAACCCAGTATCTTCGTGTTATTTTTGTGCCAAGGAAATTAGGACAATTAGTTGGGGATTTGATGTGTAAGTCTAATTTTCCTCGACAAAGGTGGGATTTTTACCTTTAGTTTCTAGCAAGGGAGTGGTGAAGAAGTTAAACATTTctttaattcatatatatttgttatgcTGACATCTagcttataatttcaaatttttattctaGCTGTAGAGTAATGTGTTGCTGACTTGTTGGTTTTCTCCCCCTACAATTTTGTAAGGCATGGAATGTGTATGGTGTTCTCAACTATTTGCAAGCACTTGTTGAGAAATCTCAGATTATCCAAATCTTGGAGAAGGAGAAAGAGGGCCTTGAGGAATTCACTTCTACTGATGGATATGATTACAGTGGTGGCAGTAACGTCTTGAAAGTTTTGGGCTATTTCAGTACGATTGGCTTGCTTAGGGTTCATTGTTTGTTGGGTGATTATCATACTGGCCTCAAGTGCTTACGCCCGATTGACATAACTCAACAAGGTGTATACACCAGTGTAATTGGGAGCCACATTACTACGATATACCATTATGGTTTTGCCAATCTTATGCTGAGGAGGTATGCTGGGCAATTATTTTTGTGGTTATTGTAAATAATTACTTAAACTGTTGGTTTACTTACCAAAACAGATTTGTCAATCCTGCATCATTAAGCCATTTTTGCCTGCAGGTATGTGGATGCTATTCAAGAATTTAACAAGATCCTTTTGTATATTTACAAAACTAAGCAATATCACCAGAAATCTCCTCAGTATGAGCAGATACTAAAGAAGAATGAGCAGATGTATGCCTTACTAGCAATCTGTTTGTGTCTGTGCCCTCAAGTGAAGCTTGTTGAGGAGACCGTCAACTCTCAATTAAGGGAGAAATATGGTGACAAGATGTTGAAGATGCAAAGATATGATGATGAGTCATTTACTCTCTATGATGAACTCTTCTCATATGCATGCCCTAAATTTATTACTCCATCTTCCCCAAGTTTTGAGGAGCCCCTTGTAAATTACAATCAGGTATTGTGGCATATTGATTAAAATGTTACTATTTCATCAGAGGATATATTCCTCAGTAGTATTTGCATGTAGTAGAATTCCATTCTACTGCTATACTAATTTGGAAGGCACCACTAACCCACCCCTTGTGTTATGTTCTAAAGTCCAATGTTGTAAGTTCGACAGTTTGGCAAATCTTTGTTACCTAAATCTTCCTTACAAGTTACATCTTTCATCCATTGAGTTCTTTGATGAGATGCTTTTATAGATTTGGTCAATACTAtgcataaattaaaatgattgtATTTTAAAGATGAGGTAAAGTGGGAAAGCCATGTTATTAGGATTGAGCAGTATTTATTTACAAAGACTCACAACTTGGAGGTAATGACTACCCTGTatctttttgaaaattgaaactgGATTCTCAGTAGTGAAAGAAGTTAAGAATGTCCAATATGAAAACATTGAAGTTCTATGTAGTTCTCTTAACTACTTGGTTTGAACGGCCTTTGTAACACTtttctcctatatatattttttgtctttttgggAGTTGCAAGTCTAAATTCCTCATCAAAGAATGTATATCTACTTGTGCTCATCTTTTAGTAGACCCATAATAACTGAATATAGGAGGGATATGACTCGTTCTTTTGAATATGACATATTTATACAATTTTACCATTTTTGTGACAGGATGCTTATAGGCTGCAGTTGAAGTTGTTCCTTTATGAAGTGAAGCAGCAACAATTATTATCTGGTGTTAGGACCTACTTGAAAGTGTATTCAACTATTTCCATGGGAAAACTTGCAAATTACTTGCAAGTGGATGAACCTACTTTGAGGTTAGAAAATAATAGAAGTGGAGTTGAGTTAATTCATCCAATTTGCTTTTGATATATGATGTTTTGAGCTGTGTTCTGGGGTTATACTTAGGACGATTCTGATGACATACAAACACAAGACACATGCTGTTGATTCCAATGGAAAAATATTCTCTAATGCCGATGTGGATTTCTTTATCGATGATGTGAGTATACTGTTTGCTGTTTATGTCTTCGAAATGACAAGTCATTTacattataatatcatttttatagaattttaaaataatttgaaaagaGGCGCCATTTGTTTTCATGGTCAAGGGGACTTTGAAAACAGAGTTTGAGATTTTTACAAAAGTATCTATCCAAACATCATATTTCTCCCAGAAGCTGTTTTTGTTAACGAAGTCCATTTTGCCATTGTCTGCCACtaatatcttatttatttttctaaagcACTTCGTAATTCTCTTGTCATGGTGTTGTCTGATTCACCTTATTTTCGACTTCTATACCAGGAAATGATTCATGTTGTAGAATCCAAACCATCTAAGCGATATGGTGATTACTTTCTGCGTCAAATAGTCAAGGTATGCCTTTCGATGGTATTTGTTACAATTTCACCATATCTGTCTCTTACCATTGTTTTTAGTCTATTGCACTATAAGCTGTGATGTATATGCTTTCTATCCTTATCTGTGATGTATATTTGGTCAAATCCATCACAGGCTGATGGATATGATGGTACCATGTACTCATCACTGTTAGGATCAATCGCTTACCACTataccaaaagctatagctagtagtgaaggcgtagctttatttccttatactgtGACACATTTTCAAGACACTGGGTCCTTTATCGGCCTTCGCCCAACCATCCCCTAGCCACCGGGTGCTAAACTTGGCCTTTactggcctctgcccaacaatcacTAATTCTGTTGATGCAATTGTTTGGCGACATATCACATAGACATTGACATTGTACAATTCCGCCcagaaaatcattttcttattGCAATTTTTgatcttaattaatttattctgCAGCTTGAAGGTGTGATGACTGACATTGATAGGATAAAGCTGGAGTAATATACTTGGGTCTTTACCTCTTCTGCACTACAGCATTTTTGTTGATTCATTTACCAAGTGGAGTTGGAGCCTTGTTTCTAATCCAAAGTTGGGATTGAACGTAGAGTGGTTCGCCCAGTAGTAGTGCTTCCCattctcattttctcttcatAAATGATATACTTGCTTATATTTAACTGTATCAACCTTTGTTTTCCAATTTGCAGAATGTGTATTGTTATCAGattctttttgagttccatTTTGTGCTTATATTGCATTTCCCGtatttctcctttttctttttttggttttggtCTAGAGTAATTAGtttgtttaaatttgtttttggaataagaatttctaaatataaacaaacattatattaaaatcaaacataattttcattaaaatttcTATATTCTCCGATCAATTTCTAAACATACCTTTTCAAATATTGCTCCTTAAATTTATCATACTTTTTTTGACTCATACTTTGTATAGACATCTTAGGGAtaatttaaccttttttttacccttttgtttccttttgttcACTCAACTCTCTTCCACGGGTCTTCCTAATAATTTACACTACTAGTTTTAGTTTTTCTAGAGCTTTTCTCTTGGGTAATATGTTTAAACTTTGTATAGCTGGTTATGCCTTGTAGAAGAGCGGGAGGGAGTTTAGAAAGCCATGTAAAAGACACAAGAAAGGTTTTTGATAGAagatttgattattttattcaattgagAGGCTCCTTATGCAGAAAATTCGTAAGAAGATTACAAAATCTTACAATTCTTAGGAGATAACTATAAAGTTACATAAAAAGTCTTCAAAGTAGTACAAACTAGTACACTAAGATTAGTTTAGTTACTTCTACTTTATATAAACTAGTACAATATGATAAGCACTAAGTAAAATAAGATAATATCTTAATAAAACCTCTTTATTTTTGTCTTCTTACTCCATTGTTGATCAtacatttcttttttcttctttgtcttCCTTCTCCACCTTTGTCACCATTTGATAATAATTTGCCACTGATCTTTGGCTGAATTTGATGGCATCTCTTTGAATCTTCTCCATTAGTACTTGCTAATATTGAGCTTTCATTAGTAGTAATTTGGATAATACAATGGTAATTGGTAATACTCTTGAATTTTTCGTATCCTCcttgataatattttgataatatgtCTATTGGACCAGAGAACTTGTGATAATACGTCTGTTGGATACATGATATTTTAGAGTATTACTATATAGTATATGCTagtatatcatctacatatacTATACAAAATTCATTCAAATGTCTAAACACTTGGTCCATTCtcctttgatatatatatatatatatatatatatatatatatatatatatatatatatatatatatatatatatatttgtggtgcattttttaatttaaaggaTAATACTTTCCATTCATATTGTCTTTATGCGGCACTAAATGTTGTTAAAGGTTGAACTTCTTTAGTAAATTTTATTTGCCAAAGTCCACTTTTACAATCAAATTTACTAAATCAATTTTTACTAGCTATTCTATTTATTAGATTTCTTTTAAATGGTaagaaaaatccaaaaaatataaatttggtgTTCAATTCTCTGTAATCAATTATCATTCTATCTTTTCCTCTTTTTTGTTCACTATTCTTTCTTACTAGAAAGGCATAGATACTATgcagactattattattattattattattattattattattattattattgttgttgttgttgttattgttattgttattgttattattattattattatttctaaatataatataattcttttatttgtatttcaaattatttttggtGATTGGTTTACTTCATATAATATCatttgaatttattaattttatatcaacatatatattttcttttttatcccATAAGTTAATAGgattttcttcaaaatttaattttaataattttaattatttttgtcttaGTTGTTCTAAGTTATTATTCATGTCTAttctaaaattacatatttttagaAAGTGTATTGACATAACTGTTTTTAATATTATCCATTTATTACTAGGGCTGTGCAATTTTTTGTAAAAGTACGGTTAACTGACTGAACCAAAGAATTTtggttaactattttttaactGAAATACTTcgtttcggttcggttaatggctGCTCGCCACCTACTACTAATAATCTACCTAcctacctatatatatatatatatatatatatatatatatatatatatatatatatatgtatgtatgtataggatcatgtgaaacaattgccttaggtgagaaatatgatgaaattatatctgtaaattgagtccagatcaaaggtccaaattgaagattttatttaaaaaaaacacaatgacattattgtaattttgtgtaagttaattttttttttttttttgccttccagtgcacaattttctttctttcagtgcacatttttatgtcatacaatgcatattttcccttcttccagtACACATTGTAcattcttccagtgcacatttttccttctttcagTTCACATctttatgccatacagtgtaTATTGTttcttcttccagtgcacattgttccttctaccAGAGCAaattgttccttctttcagtgcacatttttatgccacaTAGTGaacattgttgtgcctttcagagcttttttttttttttttttctaaattgtaGATGgcgaactttttttaaaatatcaattaatcttgatcactaattactaatttgagttgaatattgtttgtttttttttttattatttatggccatttatgatttgtgttgaagattatatattaaatttaattttttaataattgtttcacatctttgtgcctccagtgcgtattttttgccttctagtgcacattttcctttcttccagtgcacatttttatgcctttcaatgcacattgttgaagttcgtaggtggtgaaaattttttttttatctagggcggagattctatctcacttctcacctgCATCTTTTATCTCACCCGAACCCCTTCATAAATATAAATCTGTTAAAATGTGGCCGAGTCTTCCCGTGCGATCGGTGCGGcatacatcactcaatgttagaaaatgcaccataatgaaaatacacaaaacaccaaaaaacacaccacacacccaaaataatgcaccataactcccatgCCCCTAAtagtgcatttcctaacactgtgtggtgtatatttgcatacctagtggtgcattttttggtgatgcatacctaatggtgcatatttgtgttgtgcattttctaacattgagtggtgtatatttgtatacatagttgttgaaacttaaggtgtgtgaatttccttcttaaggtgcgtgggtttTGTGCTTTAAGGTGAgtcagttgttgaaatttaaggtgcgtgaatttccttcTCAAGGTGCGTGATtctccttcttaaggtgcgtgggtttccttcttaaggtgcgcgatttgtatgttaaggtgcgtagtttgtgtacctaaggtgtgtcattttaaACCTTTAGGTgagtggtttgtgtgcttaaggtgcatagtttgtgtacttaaggtgcgcttaaaatgaatttttattaatgttataaacAATTTCATGAATTCCTTTAGGTTTTCTGTCATCCCAATTCCCAAGGATTTCTGTGCTCAGATGAGAGCATTAGTGGAGGatgtgcgtttttttttttaataacttttattgatttgagccATTGATATAGATTTGATCAATGGCTCAAATCTAACACCATTTTTTACCTGGGAGCAATCCCGCACCTGAAccctcccctatatatatatatatatatatatatatagggtcaggtgCGGTAATAGCTTGCATATGAAACATGGGATTTAATCTCAACCCTTTATTCAATGGTCATCAAACAATCTCAACCGTTGATATTGAATTTGGAGAGGCGGTGGTTTGGAAGGAGTTCACGCACTGaggggtaaaaaaaaaaaaaactcaaagcAATCTTCTCCACTATGTCATCATCTCCCACTTAGTCTCCATTGTTGCATGCTGTTTGTGTGTTTTCAACATTTTTCCGATCAACGGTAGGCGAGAAGAAGTAAAATACCACGGGCTCCGTTTCTGGTTGCTATCATTATCTCTTTTCCATCTCCGATCACTCACTACCATCAAAATACACTTGGCGCAAAGGATTAAGTAGAACAGAGGATTAATGGCTTTGAACAAAATGTACTCGTAATCGGAGCAACCGACGtcgtctaaacaaggtaaagtTTACCTAATCATCAAAATACCGTGTTATGGTTAAGTAAAAAATTACATCATCGTACTTTTTAGGTCTTTTTATCATTttagattttattattttagtaatttctaGGTGTTTTTGTGATTGTGTTATTGTGCTTTGTACATTGATTGTTTGTGAAAATTACTTTAAATCCACACACTTTAAACTTTAATTCGACGCACCTTACGCTTGGTAGTAGTGATTATAAAGTTTTTACGGTAAGGCATTAATTATTCAAACTAATTCACCTTAAGATTTAaattcatgcaccttaagttttaaatttatgcAGTAGTAATTcaaattgatgcaccttaaactttaaatcAACTCACCTTAAAGAGTAAATTgacacacctaaagctttaaatTCACGCACCTAAGGTTTGGAAGTAGTAGTTCaaagtgatgcaccttaaactttaaaaccAAACACCTTAAGCAATAAATTCACGTACCTTAAGACTTGGCAGTTGTAATTCAAAgagatgcaccttaaactttaaaaccacgcaccttaagctataaatgTGAGCACCTTAAGGTTTAAATTTACACAGCTAAGGGTTTGCAGTTGTAATTCTGAACTTTTTAGTGTAATGCAGTCAATATTCAAATtaatgcaccttaaactttcaaactacgcaccttaaagaGTAAATGTGAGCACTTTAAGCTTTAAATTTATGCACTTAAGGCTTACaatgattattttaaaagtatgtGATTCTGGATTGGAACCTAATTAAAGTAAAGTACAAATTAAGGAAGGTTACGCACCTTATGgtgtaaaattatacaaataacatatttattgtattatttttgtgtttcttttttttACTGATTTTGTAGTGTATCGTTATATACTATTTGCTTGTAActatattgttttctttgtgagTAGTAGCCTCCCGTCGCAAACGATCAAGGCCTCAATTAGCATTGGTCCCTACCTCTGTGAATGAAGAGGGCCCTAGTGACGTTGCAGTTGGAGTGCCACGTTCAAAATCAAAGAAACCTTGCATTAAATGAAGTTCTTTGCCGATCTTAAAATCAAGGTTGTCAACTCACCAGTTTTTGTGTGTTGTTCAAGATTTTAATCATCTTCAGAGGGATGCTGTTGAAACCGATTGGTTTTGGGAGCCTGTTATATTTGGAGATTGCACAGCTCCCAACACGAATATCACATTGGCTGGTTAGAAATTATAACCCTAGGAATAGAACATTGACATTGAAAGATGGGACTAAGGTGTGTATAACTGAGGCTGATGTAGAAGTTGTTTTGGGGTTTCCTATGGGAACAGTTGAGATTCAGAGGAAGAAAAGGCAGGGAATTGTGCTCTTATTGAGGAATAGAAATGGTTAGTTGGTAGGGGTGGTCAAAATATCATGTATGGTGATTTAATTAATGTGATGAATGAATGCAATGATTGTTGTGATTGGTTCAAACGCCATTTTGTGGTCTTAGTATCTTCGTTATTCATAGAAAACCCACAAAATGGATATGTTGGTCCACAACTGTTACACTAATTGAAAGATGTGTCATAGATTCCTTAGTTGAACTAGTGCCTCTTTGTTCTTCGCACTCTTATGGAAATACAACTGGAATGGTCAAACACACAGAGAATATATCCTTGGTCCTCTATTATTTCTGATGGTAAGACTCAATACATacacaatttattaaaaaaaaagtaatagataacaaattatattactGACATTTTTCCTTTGTATTCAGGTCTTTTATGCTAATCGTGTTGTTCTCTTCACTCGGTGATGTTCCTAGGAGTATTCCGTCGTTCAGAGGGTGGACAAAAAAGTTTCTTAAAGGATAGAGAAACAAAAGAGCTTGAGGCTGGAGGGATTGGTCAGGGCCGAGTTGAGGACCGCTATCAACCTACATCAACTGAATTGTGCTGAGCTAAGGAGCATCACTAATTTGAACCACAACAAGTTCAACGTGAAGAACAAAATGTTCAAGCACAGTCTCTTGCAACTCTTGAGGTTCAATCCGATGTTGGATTAGCTGATGATGTGCATGTGCCCACTTAACTCTTTATATTCAGATCTTTAATTGTTTAAGGTGCATAATCTTTTAACcttaaggtgcataaattttataacttaagttGCATATGTTTAGATGCACATTTGTTCTATTTCAAAGtaatgcaccttaaactttaaattcacACACTTTAAAGAGtaaattcacgcaccttaaacattacatttatgcacctaaggCTTAGCAGTAGTATTTCTCAATTTTCTACTCTAAGTCAATCATGTTTTAAAGtaatgcaccttaaactttaaatccacgcaccttaaagagtaaattcacgcaccttaagctttaaattcATGCACATAAGGCTTGGCAGTGGTAATTCAAAGTAaggcaccttaaactttaaaaccAAGAACCTTAAAGAGtaaattcacgcaccttaagctttaaatttatgcacctaagacTTGGTAGTGGTAATGTTCACCTTTTTACTGTAAGGCAATTTAGATTTAGATTAATGCAACTTAAGCTttaaaaccatgcaccttaaactttaaattgaCACACTTTAAGCTTTAAATTCATGCATCTAAGGCTTCATGCACCTAAGCCTTAGTGTGAAGTTTCATGGTGCAGCTAGAACTTTTAATAAGAGCTCCCACCGATATCAAATTATACTGGAATCCAGGTACATAAAGAGCATTATGTAAAATGAGTTCATTAGACAGATACATAGACCCAATGCAAGTTATGGCAACCTATTGTCCATTAGGCAGACCAACATGCATATTGTGAACTTCTTTGTGCTTTGTCAACAGATTCATACTACACACAACATGGTGAGTTGCACCACTATCTATTATCCACTCATTTTCCTTGTAATCTGCTAGTTTAAGTGAAGAGTTTGTACCTTCAGTTTGCGTCCCTGGCATGAGGTTAGCAGATATGATGTTTGCATGTGCTTCATGAGCTGACTGATCCAGTGGTGTGTTCATAGACACTTTCTCCCCATATGACTTTTGTATTTGAACAAATTCCATAAACTTCTTGAAGTCATTTTGAGTGAAAGAAATACCTTCATCAATGTTTAGTTGTTGGGCTGTCAAAAGACCTTGAGTGTGATTAACAAAACCTTGATTTCTTGGCCTTGGCTTCCAACCAGGTGGATACCCATGCTTCTTGTACCACTTGTCCTCTGTGTGTCCTGTAAAGCCACAGAAAGTACACATGGGTTTCTTGTTTCCTCCTGCAAATTTCATGAAATTCTGTTGAGGACCACTGCTTGTTCTAGACATTAGAACATTCCCAATAACACAAGCCTCACCAGCTTGGTGTAGTTGACTGGCAAAACCTGTGGCCCCAATGTGAAATTGCCTCTCTTGTTGAGCTATCATGGAATATGCATCACACACATCCGGTAGGGGTCTCATGAGCATGATTTGGTTTCTTGCACCAGTATATCTATCATGTAAACCAATAAGGAATATGGACAATTTATCCCTTTCAATCTGTTCATTCAGTTTATCAATTTTCTTCCCACAATTACACTTCACAGTGCAGTTACAAATTATAGAAGGCCTAAGAATTTGGAGTTCATCCCATAACAATTTTTGTTGAGTGAGGTACTCATTTAAAGAATTATCACCTTGTTTTGCTTGATAGATCTCGCATTTGATTTCAGCGATTCGAAACAGATCTTGTTGACTGAACCTACGCTTCAGATCTCTCCATATTCCATAAGCAGTGTCGATCTAGAGGACACTACAGCCAACCGTTGGAGACAGGGATCGGACTATCCAGGAGACTACCATATCGTTGCACCGCGTCCACACGTCAAATTTCTGATCATCTTCTGATGGCTTGGTGATGGAACCATCAATAAACTTGAGTTTATTCTTGCATGACAATGCCATTATCATGGCTCTTGCCCAGGGGTGGTAGTTCGGACCATCTAATGGTGTGGAAACCAGCACCAGCGCTGGATTCTCATTTGGGTGCAGAAAATAGGGGTTTGACTGTGTTTAATCCAATCATCGGACTTGGGAGAACAGAGGGAGTAGGTACTGGACTTCCGGTCACTGGAGCTGTAGCTATATTATCAACCAGAGTTGATCTCGTACCAATTGACGGCCAAGCTGCCATTGAAGAAGAAGCTTCTAAGAATGCCTTtcaaggctctgataccatattgCGCAGCTGAATGTGGATTAACAACTTGGAAGTTGAAAAATGAATTGTGATTGATTATTTCAGTGGTGATTACAATTGGGTACAAGTGGTTTATATACAAGAGAGGGAGGCACATCCTAACAGATTCTTTAACAACTATAACAGAACTTCAGTTATGGAGATTTTGAGCTGAGCTGCTGCTGTGCTGCTTGTatattccctaaaaaaaacaaGCCTACATTTCTCGATTTGTACAGAAGTTGCAATTGCTTGGTGCAACTATGATAGATATCATTGATTTGGCACAACAAGTACCACCAATGATTGCAGAAAATGAGAATGTTAAGACTATGCAATTTACGACACAAAAGCTGCTTGGCATTGGAAAAGAAGTACAACCGTACGTTCAAACATATCAGAGGTGGAATCGATGAACAATCAAGATGCCTTGGGTAACTCTTAAGAATCTAGCTGCCATTGACAGTGCTATACAAAAGAGGTTAGACTATAGAAAGAAGGTCAATGACATATATGGCAAGTTTTAGTCTTGGATTA from Ipomoea triloba cultivar NCNSP0323 chromosome 6, ASM357664v1 includes:
- the LOC116022752 gene encoding eukaryotic translation initiation factor 3 subunit L; translated protein: MATSYDYEDGSYSTKQQHPDSSLESYDPNYVPDPVKSFVGHLYRHIREKNVYEIHQMYETSFQSLSERMFKDTPWPSVDAVAPYVDNDHVFCLLYREMWFRHLYARLSPTLKQRIDSWDNYCNLFQVVLHGVVNMQLPNQWLWDMIDEFVYQFQSFCQYRAKMKNKTEQEVTLLKQFNQAWNVYGVLNYLQALVEKSQIIQILEKEKEGLEEFTSTDGYDYSGGSNVLKVLGYFSTIGLLRVHCLLGDYHTGLKCLRPIDITQQGVYTSVIGSHITTIYHYGFANLMLRRYVDAIQEFNKILLYIYKTKQYHQKSPQYEQILKKNEQMYALLAICLCLCPQVKLVEETVNSQLREKYGDKMLKMQRYDDESFTLYDELFSYACPKFITPSSPSFEEPLVNYNQDAYRLQLKLFLYEVKQQQLLSGVRTYLKVYSTISMGKLANYLQVDEPTLRTILMTYKHKTHAVDSNGKIFSNADVDFFIDDEMIHVVESKPSKRYGDYFLRQIVKLEGVMTDIDRIKLE
- the LOC116023340 gene encoding uncharacterized protein LOC116023340; amino-acid sequence: MALSCKNKLKFIDGSITKPSEDDQKFDVWTRCNDMIDTAYGIWRDLKRRFSQQDLFRIAEIKCEIYQAKQGDNSLNEYLTQQKLLWDELQILRPSIICNCTVKCNCGKKIDKLNEQIERDKLSIFLIGLHDRYTGARNQIMLMRPLPDVCDAYSMIAQQERQFHIGATGFASQLHQAGEACVIGNVLMSRTSSGPQQNFMKFAGGNKKPMCTFCGFTGHTEDKWYKKHGYPPGWKPRPRNQGFVNHTQGLLTAQQLNIDEGISFTQNDFKKFMEFVQIQKSYGEKVSMNTPLDQSAHEAHANIISANLMPGTQTEGTNSSLKLADYKENEWIIDSGATHHVVCSMNLLTKHKEVHNMHVGLPNGQ